A stretch of the bacterium genome encodes the following:
- a CDS encoding DUF4430 domain-containing protein, producing the protein MQRPISRRRMLGLVSAALAAIVLEACGMGNRDQVGQTPESTARTPGKTRVSSSPTSTARPTTAPQTTPVSSGETVVAGSQRPNSEVEVVGSSERSSIVQTDPAVETPVSTQPAASPAMEEIGAPTTEPATAIPPPTEVVNPDPSPTPSEVAPTSTSEQPTATVEAGMVVTLEVPAAGMVVSERIPEGSTVWDFLVFVGQKNAVALQAINFPEPLGQFIGGISSVGGDSNSGPWLKYSVNGRSAGVGVSNMRLQSQDRVTWELGY; encoded by the coding sequence ATGCAAAGACCTATAAGCCGGAGGCGAATGCTTGGCTTGGTTTCAGCTGCATTAGCGGCAATTGTTCTTGAAGCTTGTGGGATGGGTAATCGAGATCAAGTTGGACAGACTCCAGAAAGTACAGCTCGGACACCTGGTAAGACGAGGGTAAGTTCGAGTCCAACTTCCACTGCTCGACCTACAACCGCGCCTCAGACTACACCTGTCTCCTCAGGAGAGACTGTTGTAGCAGGCAGTCAAAGACCAAACTCTGAAGTTGAGGTAGTTGGAAGCTCTGAACGGTCGTCTATAGTTCAGACAGATCCAGCTGTGGAAACTCCTGTGTCGACGCAACCAGCAGCCTCACCGGCTATGGAAGAGATTGGTGCTCCAACGACTGAGCCAGCAACAGCGATACCGCCTCCGACTGAGGTGGTGAACCCAGATCCGTCACCAACACCGTCTGAAGTTGCTCCAACCTCAACGTCAGAGCAACCGACAGCGACTGTGGAGGCTGGGATGGTAGTCACCTTGGAAGTTCCTGCGGCCGGTATGGTTGTTTCCGAGCGGATTCCAGAAGGCTCAACAGTTTGGGATTTTCTGGTATTTGTTGGTCAGAAGAATGCTGTTGCACTGCAAGCGATTAATTTCCCAGAACCGTTGGGTCAATTCATTGGAGGGATCAGCAGTGTAGGTGGAGACTCAAACTCTGGTCCTTGGTTGAAGTACTCTGTAAACGGGCGATCCGCCGGCGTTGGGGTCTCAAATATGAGACTTCAGTCTCAAGACAGAGTGACCTGGGAGCTGGGCTATTAA
- a CDS encoding Glu/Leu/Phe/Val dehydrogenase, with protein sequence MPSQFEDLLSKLEKSAELANLDPDEIEILKNPDKIIEVSIPVRLDEGTLKIFQGFRVQHNNARGPYKGGIRFHPGVTLDEIKTLALEMSLKTAVVDVPFGGGKGGIIVDPKKLSEQELERLTRAFTRVIANDIGPEIDVPAPDVNTNPKIMAWMAAEYARVVGKNVPAVVTGKPVEIGGSEGRVEATGKGGYFVLKQALAKLKLPGELTVAVQGFGNVGAEIAKELFDSGFKIVAVSDSKGGVYSETGLDIDKVVESKKNSGELVEKNFEGQKISNEELLELSVDVLIPAALENQITKDNAAKIQAKVILEMANSPTTSEADTILHKEGIQVIPDILANAGGVTVSFFEWYQNLFGEVWTKEEVFEKLEEKMAQAFSEVFELAAELKSTLREGALSLAVRKVTQAQKQQHHW encoded by the coding sequence ATGCCCAGTCAGTTTGAAGATCTTCTCAGCAAACTTGAAAAATCCGCCGAGCTTGCAAACCTCGATCCGGATGAAATTGAAATCCTCAAAAACCCTGACAAAATTATTGAAGTTTCAATCCCCGTCCGTTTGGATGAGGGAACTTTGAAAATTTTCCAAGGTTTTCGAGTTCAACACAACAACGCCCGTGGCCCTTACAAAGGTGGAATCCGTTTTCATCCAGGGGTTACTCTCGATGAAATTAAGACTTTGGCTTTAGAAATGAGTTTGAAGACCGCGGTCGTGGACGTTCCTTTTGGTGGAGGGAAGGGTGGAATCATTGTTGATCCAAAAAAATTATCGGAACAAGAGCTAGAAAGATTAACTCGTGCTTTTACTCGGGTAATTGCCAACGATATCGGTCCTGAAATCGACGTGCCAGCTCCTGATGTCAATACCAACCCGAAAATTATGGCCTGGATGGCGGCTGAATACGCACGGGTGGTGGGTAAAAATGTTCCGGCCGTGGTTACCGGGAAGCCAGTTGAAATCGGCGGTTCCGAAGGGAGAGTCGAAGCCACAGGAAAAGGAGGTTACTTTGTCCTTAAGCAAGCTTTAGCTAAACTCAAACTTCCAGGAGAATTGACTGTGGCGGTTCAAGGCTTTGGTAATGTTGGAGCTGAAATTGCCAAAGAGCTTTTCGACTCCGGCTTCAAGATAGTTGCCGTATCTGATTCAAAAGGCGGAGTTTATTCAGAGACAGGTTTAGATATAGACAAAGTTGTTGAGTCAAAAAAGAACTCCGGTGAATTGGTCGAGAAAAATTTTGAAGGTCAGAAAATCAGCAACGAAGAGCTGCTGGAACTCTCAGTTGATGTCCTTATCCCGGCTGCACTTGAGAATCAAATCACCAAGGACAATGCTGCCAAGATTCAAGCTAAAGTCATTCTCGAAATGGCCAACAGCCCAACTACTTCAGAAGCAGATACAATTTTGCACAAAGAGGGAATTCAAGTCATCCCAGATATTTTGGCCAACGCCGGCGGAGTGACGGTTAGTTTTTTTGAATGGTATCAGAATCTCTTTGGTGAAGTCTGGACCAAGGAAGAAGTCTTCGAAAAACTGGAAGAAAAAATGGCTCAAGCTTTTTCCGAGGTCTTCGAACTAGCAGCTGAGTTAAAATCTACTCTGCGGGAAGGTGCTCTTTCTTTGGCGGTCAGAAAAGTTACCCAAGCCCAAAAACAACAGCATCATTGGTAG
- a CDS encoding DUF4342 domain-containing protein, which yields MAKKDQTSARREEFRVKGEDVVRKVKELIKEGNVRRVTITDKNGKTIAEFPLTVGVVGAVLAAPLAAMGALAALVTECTISVEREE from the coding sequence GTGGCTAAAAAAGACCAGACTTCGGCGAGACGAGAAGAGTTTAGAGTTAAAGGTGAAGATGTTGTCCGCAAAGTCAAAGAACTGATCAAAGAGGGTAACGTCCGTCGGGTCACTATTACAGATAAAAATGGCAAGACTATCGCTGAATTTCCGCTTACCGTTGGGGTAGTTGGTGCGGTTCTTGCCGCCCCCCTCGCCGCGATGGGAGCACTCGCGGCTTTGGTGACTGAATGCACGATTTCGGTTGAACGCGAAGAATAA
- a CDS encoding phospho-sugar mutase: protein MDELKNRLSPEAFNNLEKWLNEPQYSDFREEINKLISNKDFEELEDAFYTHIQIGTGGIRGKVGSGPNRINLQTIGEAAQGLANFIKDFGEELKAKGVIVGYEARKMSLPFAQLCCSVFAANGIKAYLFNSLRSTPEVSFAVRFLKTAAGVQITASHNPRADNGFKFYWSDGGQVVPPLDLKFMEQVKKVDSIKTTDFSSALEKGLIQMVGNEVDEPYLTAIRGLSLTKTRSAKIVFSPMHGAGVNNVLPVLKAEGFEVVVVPEQASPDEKFPTAPNGLVDPEYPQVMSLAVALGEKIAADLVVNSDPDADRIGVASKVTHDSNKVQFLNGDQVGVVLASFVLEQLKLQNKLSRDSLVVETYETTNLISDIAAGYGVKVIDDLLVGFKFIGEVIGKLEDKNDFVFAAEESLGYLRSSFVRDKDAAIAALTLAELTSFLKDQGKTLVNYLDEIYQKYSYYKNILNMVEMQGRVGFENRAKIMLSLRTKPPLEIAGLKVLKTIDRLPAEQRRAENYVCGATGDQITFILSEDEKTKVTARPSGTEPKIKYYIQHQQKVAGDLSQTKNQVDSLAKRIEEEMLNLQERVLHATNRH, encoded by the coding sequence ATGGATGAACTAAAAAACAGACTTTCTCCTGAGGCATTCAACAACCTAGAAAAATGGTTAAACGAACCCCAGTATTCGGACTTTCGGGAGGAAATAAACAAATTAATTTCCAACAAAGACTTTGAAGAACTTGAAGACGCCTTTTACACTCATATCCAAATTGGTACAGGCGGGATACGGGGCAAAGTGGGTTCTGGACCAAATCGAATTAACCTTCAAACTATTGGAGAAGCGGCCCAAGGATTGGCGAACTTTATCAAAGATTTTGGTGAGGAGCTAAAAGCAAAAGGAGTTATAGTTGGTTATGAAGCCCGGAAAATGTCGCTACCTTTTGCCCAACTTTGTTGTAGTGTTTTTGCAGCTAACGGAATTAAAGCTTATCTTTTCAATTCTCTCCGCTCCACCCCAGAGGTTTCTTTTGCGGTTCGTTTTTTGAAAACTGCCGCTGGAGTTCAGATCACTGCTTCCCACAACCCTAGAGCCGATAATGGCTTTAAATTCTACTGGAGTGATGGCGGTCAGGTAGTCCCTCCGTTAGATTTAAAATTTATGGAACAGGTCAAAAAAGTCGATAGCATCAAAACGACAGATTTTTCTTCAGCGCTCGAAAAAGGTCTGATCCAAATGGTAGGAAATGAAGTAGACGAACCGTATTTGACAGCGATTCGGGGACTTTCACTCACCAAAACTCGTAGTGCTAAAATCGTTTTTAGCCCAATGCATGGAGCAGGCGTAAATAACGTCTTACCTGTTTTGAAAGCAGAAGGTTTCGAAGTTGTAGTAGTACCTGAACAAGCCAGCCCCGATGAAAAATTCCCAACTGCTCCGAACGGTTTAGTTGACCCAGAATACCCACAAGTGATGAGTCTAGCGGTAGCGCTGGGAGAGAAGATCGCTGCCGATCTCGTTGTTAATTCCGACCCTGATGCCGATCGAATTGGGGTGGCCTCAAAGGTTACCCACGACTCAAACAAAGTCCAATTTCTCAATGGTGATCAAGTAGGGGTAGTCCTGGCGTCCTTTGTTTTGGAACAGCTAAAACTGCAAAATAAACTCTCGAGAGACTCGTTAGTCGTGGAAACTTACGAAACCACCAACCTTATTTCCGATATCGCTGCAGGCTACGGAGTGAAAGTCATTGATGATCTACTCGTTGGCTTCAAATTTATCGGTGAAGTGATTGGAAAACTTGAAGATAAGAATGATTTTGTTTTCGCCGCCGAAGAAAGCCTTGGTTATCTGCGCTCTAGTTTTGTGCGCGACAAAGATGCAGCAATTGCCGCTCTTACTTTAGCTGAACTTACTAGTTTTCTTAAAGATCAGGGAAAAACTCTAGTTAATTACTTAGATGAAATTTATCAAAAATACAGCTACTACAAAAACATCCTAAATATGGTTGAGATGCAGGGTCGGGTTGGTTTTGAAAATAGAGCCAAAATTATGCTTTCCTTGCGAACAAAACCCCCACTTGAGATCGCTGGACTAAAGGTTTTGAAAACCATTGACCGTTTACCCGCAGAACAAAGAAGGGCGGAAAACTATGTTTGTGGAGCTACTGGAGACCAAATTACCTTTATTCTCTCTGAAGATGAAAAAACAAAGGTCACTGCTAGGCCTTCCGGAACTGAGCCAAAGATCAAATATTATATACAGCACCAACAAAAAGTGGCGGGAGATTTGAGTCAAACAAAAAACCAAGTCGACTCTTTAGCAAAAAGGATAGAAGAAGAAATGCTGAATCTTCAAGAAAGGGTTTTACATGCTACAAACCGCCATTAA
- a CDS encoding SET domain-containing protein, with protein MKKSFLSPKIVLAQSKIGQGLFASEFIKKGELLVDYRQGPGKFLPTKEANKFFDLGYDYMLQTGEDQFFVATNKNELEDVDFINHSCDPNSGFSGKLRLVAMRSIYPGEEITFDYAMSESSHFEMYCDCGSLNCRRVITGDDWYKEEIRERYKNYFSEYLKRKMMS; from the coding sequence ATGAAAAAGTCATTCCTTTCCCCAAAGATTGTTCTGGCACAAAGTAAAATCGGACAAGGGCTTTTTGCTTCGGAATTTATCAAAAAAGGCGAGCTGCTCGTTGACTACCGCCAAGGACCAGGCAAGTTCCTCCCCACCAAAGAGGCCAATAAATTTTTTGATTTGGGCTATGATTACATGCTGCAAACCGGGGAAGACCAATTTTTTGTGGCTACCAACAAAAACGAACTAGAAGATGTCGACTTTATCAATCATTCTTGTGACCCCAATTCAGGTTTTTCTGGAAAGCTGAGACTTGTAGCGATGAGAAGTATTTATCCTGGAGAAGAAATCACTTTTGACTATGCAATGAGCGAATCTTCGCACTTTGAGATGTACTGTGACTGTGGTAGTTTGAACTGTCGACGGGTGATCACTGGCGATGATTGGTACAAAGAAGAAATCCGAGAAAGATATAAGAATTACTTTTCAGAGTATCTAAAAAGGAAAATGATGTCATGA
- a CDS encoding terpene cyclase/mutase family protein codes for MTKTKLSTALVSCLAALSLLPSVALAATPDVSGNITSLVSYLQSQQDSSGQITGFGGETSWTIMGLEAAGIDPNTIENSGNSVVDFLKNNQPDAAATTAWERDLLAVTAAGQNPFTFGGVNYVAKVQSFASANQIGSIAGVNDDIFGVLALISAGLSANQQIISDSVNFILAHQNSDFGWSYSTSGSSDSNDTAAAVLALKAAQDAGFTNSGLDSAITNAVNYLTSLQQADGGWEYQTGFGTDAASTAWVIQAVLGDDIVVSNGLNFLVSKQGQNGGIDGGFGIDTFTSSNSLTALAQKSFPVMVFEGTFEEPNQEEPNQPTQPDENEPGNENNDPGSDNNEDPKVTGSDKDGEVLAADTLPNTGFDTSVWFIFGFVGVSFGAVFSLLSEKMFRK; via the coding sequence ATGACCAAAACCAAACTTTCGACTGCCCTTGTTAGTTGCCTAGCTGCCCTCAGTTTACTGCCAAGCGTTGCTTTGGCTGCAACACCCGATGTTAGCGGCAACATCACTTCGTTGGTAAGTTATTTACAATCGCAACAAGACAGCTCCGGACAGATTACCGGCTTTGGGGGAGAGACTTCCTGGACGATCATGGGACTAGAAGCGGCCGGAATTGATCCCAATACTATTGAAAATTCAGGAAACTCGGTTGTCGATTTCCTGAAAAATAATCAGCCAGACGCTGCCGCCACTACTGCTTGGGAGAGAGACTTACTTGCCGTAACTGCGGCCGGGCAGAACCCCTTTACCTTTGGTGGTGTCAACTATGTTGCCAAAGTTCAGAGTTTTGCCAGTGCAAACCAAATTGGTTCAATCGCAGGGGTAAACGATGATATTTTCGGAGTTTTGGCTTTGATTTCTGCCGGACTAAGTGCCAATCAACAGATCATTTCTGACAGTGTTAATTTTATCCTTGCCCATCAAAATTCAGATTTTGGTTGGAGCTATTCGACTTCAGGAAGCTCTGATTCAAATGATACTGCAGCGGCTGTTTTGGCTTTAAAAGCAGCTCAAGATGCAGGTTTTACAAATTCTGGCTTGGACAGTGCAATTACAAATGCCGTTAACTATTTAACTAGTCTGCAACAAGCTGATGGTGGTTGGGAGTACCAAACCGGTTTTGGTACTGATGCTGCTTCAACTGCCTGGGTGATCCAAGCTGTGCTTGGTGATGATATAGTGGTTAGCAATGGTCTTAACTTTCTTGTTTCCAAACAAGGGCAAAATGGAGGCATCGATGGTGGTTTTGGAATTGATACTTTTACCTCCTCCAACTCTCTAACTGCCTTGGCTCAGAAAAGTTTTCCAGTCATGGTTTTCGAAGGCACTTTCGAAGAGCCGAATCAAGAAGAGCCAAACCAACCAACCCAACCAGATGAAAACGAGCCTGGAAATGAGAATAACGATCCAGGAAGTGACAATAATGAGGACCCAAAGGTAACTGGTAGCGATAAGGATGGTGAAGTTTTGGCTGCCGATACTTTGCCAAACACTGGTTTTGATACTTCAGTCTGGTTTATCTTTGGGTTCGTAGGGGTTAGTTTTGGTGCAGTGTTTTCGCTTCTTTCAGAGAAGATGTTCAGGAAGTAA
- a CDS encoding adenosylcobalamin-dependent ribonucleoside-diphosphate reductase, producing MAVKAKSKSRQQGFVFSEKLQKKLESLIEDSEQTQLAGVRAKVFTDRYSLKDAAGNSVEKHPEEMWKRVAAGLAQVEKTAEQQKEWTKKFYSALKGFKYVPGGRVLSGAGTPYEVTFYNCFVIPSPHDSRNGIIDNLKLMVDIMSRSGGVGINLSSLRPRGARVKKVNGTSSGPVNWAELYSTATHDVIQQGGSRRGALMLMIDDWHPDVEEFITVKKDLTRINGANLSVCVSDAFMEAVKNDKDWDLYFPDITDPDYDKLWDGDISKWKAEGKKVVVYKTVKASEVWNKICEAAWASAEPGLHFIERSNKRSNTWYFEKLIATNPCGEQPLGAWAVCNLGAMNLSAFVKENSEFDFEDLEEKVHIAIRMMDNVVDVTGYYFPENREQQMGIRRTGLGTMGLGDALIKMKLRYGSTEAQPVIEKIYKTIRDTAYEESALLAKEKGVFSNFEREKYLQGWFIKKLPSRVRDLIAKNGIRNAVLLTQAPTGTTSLVSGVSSGIEPVYDFAMVRRDRTGEHTIYHPLYEEWKNANPEAEKAPEWFVSANDLTPEEHVTVQALVQDYTDSSISKTVNAPNEHSVEEVKRLYMQAYDAGCKGVTYMRDGSREGVLSHMDSEKKEKEETPSAQVPVHLRKRPDYLTGVTRRIATPVGHAFVTINLDPEGNPFEVFVNVGKAGSDITADAEAIGRLISLALRIPTGYSPKEVAQQVVNQLAGIGGSSQRGFGSGRVFSLADAVSKVVSEYLGKESTYPQITDEIASTTNGAVTANGATNGNGHAVVASNGHNGNGVTNGNGHSSSGVTNGNGNGHVTPDASVEKVEAPAAFTATSAQAVSMKNVRRMDLCPKCGVASFVHEEGCAKCLNCGHSEC from the coding sequence ATGGCTGTGAAAGCTAAATCTAAATCCAGACAGCAGGGATTTGTCTTCTCAGAGAAACTACAAAAGAAACTAGAATCTTTGATCGAGGATAGCGAGCAAACCCAGCTCGCCGGAGTTAGAGCCAAAGTTTTCACCGATCGCTACTCTTTGAAAGATGCTGCCGGCAACTCTGTCGAAAAACATCCAGAGGAGATGTGGAAGAGAGTGGCTGCCGGGCTAGCCCAAGTTGAAAAGACCGCCGAACAACAAAAAGAATGGACCAAGAAATTTTATTCCGCCCTCAAAGGTTTTAAATACGTTCCCGGCGGTCGGGTTCTTTCTGGAGCTGGGACTCCCTACGAAGTGACTTTCTACAACTGTTTCGTCATTCCCTCACCGCACGATTCCCGCAATGGTATCATCGACAATCTCAAACTTATGGTCGACATCATGTCCCGCAGCGGAGGTGTAGGCATCAACTTGTCCTCGCTTCGGCCTCGTGGGGCGCGTGTCAAAAAAGTGAATGGCACTAGCTCCGGACCGGTGAATTGGGCTGAGCTTTACTCGACGGCGACTCATGATGTCATCCAGCAAGGTGGGTCTCGAAGAGGCGCTTTGATGCTGATGATCGATGATTGGCACCCGGATGTTGAAGAGTTCATCACCGTCAAAAAAGATTTAACCAGAATTAACGGTGCTAACCTCTCAGTTTGTGTTTCCGATGCTTTCATGGAAGCTGTAAAAAATGACAAAGACTGGGATCTCTACTTCCCAGATATTACTGATCCAGACTACGACAAGCTCTGGGATGGGGACATCAGCAAATGGAAGGCGGAGGGCAAAAAAGTTGTTGTCTACAAAACTGTCAAAGCCTCTGAGGTTTGGAACAAAATCTGTGAAGCTGCCTGGGCCTCTGCTGAGCCAGGGTTACATTTCATTGAAAGATCGAACAAAAGAAGCAACACTTGGTACTTCGAAAAACTGATCGCCACCAACCCTTGCGGTGAGCAGCCGTTGGGAGCCTGGGCAGTCTGCAATCTGGGTGCGATGAACCTCTCTGCCTTTGTCAAAGAAAACAGCGAATTCGATTTCGAAGATTTGGAAGAAAAAGTTCACATCGCCATTCGGATGATGGACAACGTCGTTGATGTCACCGGCTACTATTTTCCGGAAAATCGAGAGCAGCAGATGGGGATTCGTCGCACTGGGCTCGGAACCATGGGTTTGGGAGATGCCTTGATAAAAATGAAACTTCGCTATGGCTCTACCGAAGCCCAACCAGTGATCGAAAAAATCTACAAAACGATTCGGGATACAGCTTATGAGGAAAGTGCCTTGCTAGCTAAAGAAAAAGGAGTCTTTTCGAACTTTGAGCGCGAAAAATACTTGCAGGGTTGGTTCATCAAAAAACTTCCGAGCCGAGTGCGCGATCTCATTGCGAAGAACGGTATTCGCAATGCTGTCCTTCTCACTCAAGCTCCAACCGGAACGACCTCTCTAGTTAGTGGAGTTTCCTCAGGGATTGAGCCGGTTTACGATTTCGCCATGGTGCGTCGTGACCGTACTGGTGAGCATACCATTTACCACCCTCTCTACGAGGAGTGGAAAAATGCCAATCCTGAAGCGGAAAAAGCACCCGAATGGTTTGTCAGCGCTAATGACCTGACTCCGGAAGAACACGTGACCGTCCAAGCTCTAGTCCAAGACTACACTGACAGCTCAATTTCAAAAACCGTCAATGCACCAAACGAACACAGCGTCGAAGAAGTCAAAAGACTTTACATGCAAGCTTACGATGCCGGCTGTAAAGGTGTGACCTACATGCGCGATGGCTCTCGCGAAGGAGTCCTTTCCCACATGGACAGTGAAAAGAAAGAAAAAGAGGAAACCCCGAGTGCTCAAGTTCCGGTTCACCTGCGCAAACGCCCAGATTATCTAACCGGAGTAACCCGCCGTATTGCTACTCCGGTAGGACATGCCTTTGTCACCATCAACCTTGATCCCGAGGGTAACCCTTTCGAAGTTTTTGTCAATGTCGGCAAGGCTGGCAGCGACATCACCGCGGATGCCGAAGCCATTGGTCGGCTGATTTCTCTCGCCCTACGCATTCCAACTGGTTACTCACCCAAAGAAGTCGCTCAGCAGGTCGTCAACCAACTTGCCGGTATTGGAGGTTCTTCCCAGCGCGGTTTTGGCTCAGGACGAGTCTTTTCTCTAGCGGACGCGGTTTCAAAAGTTGTTTCGGAATACCTCGGCAAAGAGAGTACATATCCACAAATCACTGATGAAATTGCTAGTACTACCAATGGAGCAGTGACTGCCAATGGTGCTACCAACGGCAACGGTCACGCAGTGGTAGCGAGCAACGGCCACAACGGCAATGGGGTGACAAACGGAAACGGGCACAGTAGCAGTGGAGTTACCAACGGTAACGGCAATGGTCATGTTACACCTGATGCTTCGGTTGAAAAAGTCGAGGCTCCGGCTGCCTTTACGGCAACAAGTGCACAGGCGGTCTCAATGAAAAATGTCCGAAGAATGGATCTCTGTCCGAAATGTGGTGTCGCCAGCTTCGTCCACGAAGAAGGCTGCGCAAAGTGCTTAAATTGTGGACATAGCGAGTGCTAG
- a CDS encoding queuosine salvage family protein — protein sequence MLTKEKILDSVKNVVDQAQLVTIDEEAIDSYAKNFVPTKTVHWSRAYPLGYKSDRPKEKEIGFLIVLGNQAFCYWGHPSKWTLEYKGQKLDGWWGNIAAFERALEEGNDISDGNFLADLSLEKTQEIYRGEPETPLLRQRYDLMKALGERLVEKYQGKFGNFFEEHKKDALTLVAGLASELQGFDDVPTYKGKEVYFYKKTQVVLADLHHLVEPIVGIEEMHGFADYKVPAILRTLGLLKYRRDLAEKVDNRVELDQGSEEEIEIRASMLWACQLLAERLEKRGIKLNQLDLQNVLWIASQDKTKLDKPYHLTQTIYY from the coding sequence ATGTTAACCAAAGAAAAAATCCTCGACTCGGTTAAAAATGTAGTTGATCAGGCTCAATTAGTTACCATTGACGAAGAAGCTATTGATTCCTATGCCAAAAACTTTGTTCCCACAAAAACTGTTCATTGGAGCCGCGCTTATCCACTAGGCTACAAATCCGACCGACCCAAAGAAAAAGAAATTGGTTTTTTGATTGTTCTGGGCAACCAAGCTTTTTGCTATTGGGGTCACCCGAGTAAATGGACGCTTGAGTACAAGGGACAAAAGCTTGACGGTTGGTGGGGCAATATTGCTGCTTTTGAGAGAGCGCTCGAAGAAGGCAACGACATTAGTGACGGAAATTTTCTTGCTGATCTTAGTCTCGAAAAAACCCAGGAAATCTATCGAGGGGAACCGGAAACTCCACTTTTGAGACAGCGCTACGATCTCATGAAAGCGCTTGGGGAGAGGTTGGTTGAAAAGTATCAGGGCAAGTTTGGCAATTTCTTTGAGGAGCACAAAAAGGACGCCCTAACTCTTGTTGCAGGGCTAGCAAGCGAGCTTCAGGGTTTTGATGATGTCCCAACGTATAAAGGCAAAGAAGTTTACTTTTACAAAAAAACGCAAGTAGTTTTGGCTGACTTGCACCACCTAGTTGAGCCGATTGTCGGGATTGAAGAGATGCACGGCTTTGCTGACTACAAAGTTCCAGCGATTTTGCGCACTTTGGGTTTGCTCAAATACAGGCGTGATTTGGCTGAAAAAGTGGACAACCGAGTTGAGCTAGACCAGGGAAGTGAAGAAGAAATTGAAATTCGGGCCAGTATGCTTTGGGCTTGCCAACTTCTTGCCGAGAGGTTAGAAAAGAGAGGAATTAAACTCAACCAACTTGACTTGCAAAATGTCCTCTGGATTGCTTCCCAAGACAAAACCAAACTGGATAAGCCCTACCATCTCACCCAAACAATTTATTACTAA
- a CDS encoding DUF4430 domain-containing protein, with the protein MKNKVSLFITTALIILVGSTIVLGEIQSTKSTSNLESNKTVVEESNKKSSQENTTQPDDGLEKASGQTKAATIQKTAPAVVADKKSSNPTKSQIPEVKTVSLKIDTGEDSYDYQVDWIEGMTVFEVLDEAHTKFNFSLKYTNYGSWGAFITQLHGVEGDWTYKVNGEAPSKGASVVTVNENDIITWKKV; encoded by the coding sequence ATGAAAAACAAAGTTTCTTTATTTATCACAACAGCTTTAATAATTTTGGTTGGTTCGACTATTGTCCTCGGCGAAATCCAGAGTACCAAATCAACTTCGAATCTAGAATCAAACAAAACTGTAGTTGAAGAGAGCAATAAAAAAAGCAGCCAAGAAAATACAACTCAACCAGATGACGGTCTGGAGAAAGCTTCAGGTCAGACTAAAGCAGCAACTATCCAAAAGACTGCACCAGCGGTGGTAGCCGACAAAAAATCTTCAAACCCAACCAAAAGCCAAATTCCCGAAGTAAAAACAGTTTCTTTAAAAATAGACACTGGAGAAGATTCTTATGACTACCAAGTTGACTGGATCGAGGGGATGACGGTTTTTGAAGTTTTGGACGAAGCTCATACAAAATTTAACTTTTCTTTGAAATACACAAACTACGGTAGTTGGGGAGCCTTTATCACGCAGCTGCATGGGGTTGAGGGCGATTGGACCTACAAAGTAAACGGTGAAGCGCCAAGCAAAGGTGCTTCAGTTGTTACTGTGAATGAGAACGATATTATTACTTGGAAAAAAGTTTAG